In the Candidatus Baltobacteraceae bacterium genome, one interval contains:
- a CDS encoding ABC transporter ATP-binding protein, protein MSRLRVNNIEVRYGDLIGVSHVSLEVPTGAVVALIGANGSGKSTTLRAIIGLSTPSAGTIEWDDRRIDGMSANAIIRCGLTLAPEGWRLFAQQSVEQNLRLGATILRSRTRTTELLTRVYDLFPRLRERYAQIAGTLSGGERQMLAIGRALMSDPQLLMLDEPSLGLAPVIVERLYDTIAQLARDGLTLLLAEQSIEQALDVATYGYVLQAGATIIEGKPEDLRADPAVQHAYLGV, encoded by the coding sequence ATGAGCCGTCTGCGCGTCAACAATATCGAAGTTCGTTACGGGGACCTCATCGGCGTCTCGCATGTATCGCTCGAGGTTCCTACCGGCGCCGTCGTGGCATTGATCGGCGCGAACGGATCGGGAAAGAGTACGACCCTCCGCGCAATCATCGGTCTCTCGACGCCGAGCGCGGGAACGATCGAATGGGACGATCGGCGAATCGACGGAATGAGTGCGAATGCAATCATTCGCTGCGGTCTGACGCTGGCGCCCGAAGGCTGGCGTCTTTTTGCGCAGCAGAGTGTCGAGCAGAATCTCCGTCTCGGCGCGACGATCTTGCGAAGCCGGACGCGAACCACCGAGCTCCTGACACGCGTCTACGATCTCTTTCCGCGATTACGCGAGCGCTACGCGCAAATCGCCGGGACGCTCTCAGGCGGCGAGCGCCAAATGCTTGCGATCGGACGCGCCTTGATGTCGGATCCGCAGCTTTTGATGCTCGACGAACCGAGCCTCGGCTTAGCGCCCGTGATCGTCGAGCGGCTCTACGATACGATCGCGCAGCTCGCGCGCGATGGGCTCACGCTGCTTTTGGCCGAGCAGTCGATCGAGCAGGCCTTGGATGTTGCAACGTACGGCTACGTGTTGCAGGCCGGAGCCACGATCATCGAGGGCAAGCCGGAGGATCTGCGCGCCGATCCCGCAGTTCAGCACGCATATCTCGGCGTCTAG
- a CDS encoding c-type cytochrome has protein sequence MIAFLAAALMAAATSAGGILYAVHCSSCHGADLHGTTNGPSLQHTGAAAVDFMLRTGRMPLEVPDTEALPAPPQLTLQQIDAIVGYTLARGAGSGPPIPTVAHSDALERGRVLFDNNCQACHGALGTGATTGYGWIAPALHDVDATEVAEAVRFGPGIMPRFDARLISGNDLDALVAYVITLRHPPDIGGYSVESSGPVGEGLLAWIIGVGGGAIVMLLVGETLRAHKR, from the coding sequence ATGATCGCGTTTCTCGCAGCCGCGCTCATGGCAGCCGCAACGTCGGCCGGCGGCATTCTTTACGCCGTGCACTGCAGCTCGTGTCATGGTGCCGATCTGCACGGAACGACGAACGGCCCAAGTTTGCAACACACGGGTGCAGCGGCGGTCGATTTCATGTTGCGAACCGGACGGATGCCGCTCGAAGTTCCGGATACGGAAGCACTCCCTGCTCCGCCGCAACTTACGCTTCAGCAGATCGACGCAATCGTGGGGTACACCCTTGCGCGTGGCGCAGGCTCGGGCCCACCGATTCCAACCGTCGCACACTCGGATGCGCTCGAACGCGGACGCGTTCTCTTCGATAACAACTGTCAAGCCTGTCACGGCGCGCTCGGAACCGGCGCCACCACCGGGTACGGTTGGATCGCGCCTGCGTTGCACGACGTCGATGCGACGGAGGTAGCGGAAGCCGTTCGGTTCGGACCCGGGATCATGCCGCGCTTCGACGCTCGTCTGATTTCAGGCAACGATCTCGATGCGCTCGTCGCGTACGTAATAACCCTTCGCCATCCGCCGGATATCGGCGGCTACTCGGTCGAAAGCTCCGGACCCGTCGGAGAAGGTTTGCTTGCGTGGATCATTGGCGTCGGCGGTGGAGCGATCGTCATGCTACTCGTCGGCGAAACGCTGCGTGCCCACAAGCGCTAG
- a CDS encoding cytochrome b, with product MIRGLVNYLDDRLGSSSFLRRALRKAFPDHWSFMLGELAANCFLFILLSGTYLTFFFHPSDATVVYHGSMRSLDGRTMTEGYASVLQLSLQSKVGLLIRQAHHWCADVFVAAIVVHMGRIFFTGAFRKPREINWIIGLTLLLLVMGDGFTGYSLPGDNLSGGGLRIAYSIALSIPLVGTWLATLLFGGAFPTHDVTSRLFPIHVLFLPAAIAALLGAHVAILWHQKHTQFPGEGRTERNVVGSPLFPNYALKSAALTMATFGILLLMGGLIEINPVWEYGPYDPWTLASPAQPDWYIGWLEGALRIAPRFAIRLGNHSIAAPFWPAVVMPGVLFAFLFAWPFIEQRFTHDDAEHELLQFPWQNPGRVAVGAGLATYIALLLGAASDDVQARIGQMDIQTIAWAYRMATVILPFFAAAIAWLVCRELQRRHAAGKPNRVLLVRTSEGGFEEESIPTP from the coding sequence GTGATTCGCGGGCTCGTCAACTATCTCGACGATCGCCTTGGCTCATCGTCCTTTTTGCGGCGCGCCCTGCGCAAGGCGTTTCCGGATCACTGGTCGTTCATGCTGGGCGAGCTGGCCGCGAACTGCTTCCTCTTCATCCTGCTCAGCGGTACCTATCTCACATTCTTCTTCCATCCCTCGGATGCTACGGTCGTTTACCACGGCTCAATGCGCTCGCTCGACGGCCGAACGATGACCGAAGGCTATGCATCGGTGTTGCAGCTCTCGCTGCAATCAAAGGTCGGCCTCTTGATTCGCCAGGCGCACCACTGGTGCGCCGACGTGTTCGTGGCCGCGATCGTCGTGCACATGGGACGCATCTTCTTCACCGGCGCGTTTCGCAAGCCACGCGAGATCAATTGGATCATTGGCCTGACGCTGTTGCTGCTCGTGATGGGTGACGGCTTCACCGGCTACTCGCTTCCGGGTGACAATCTCTCGGGCGGAGGCCTACGAATTGCATATTCGATTGCGCTCTCGATCCCGCTCGTCGGAACCTGGCTCGCGACGCTTCTCTTCGGCGGGGCCTTTCCGACGCACGACGTCACCTCGCGCCTCTTTCCGATTCACGTTCTGTTTTTGCCGGCCGCCATCGCGGCGTTGCTCGGCGCGCACGTCGCGATACTGTGGCATCAAAAGCACACGCAGTTTCCGGGTGAAGGCCGCACGGAACGAAACGTCGTCGGCTCGCCGCTCTTTCCGAACTACGCGCTCAAATCGGCTGCACTGACGATGGCGACGTTCGGCATTCTTCTGTTGATGGGCGGGTTGATCGAAATCAATCCGGTCTGGGAGTACGGACCGTACGATCCGTGGACGCTCGCGTCCCCCGCGCAACCCGATTGGTACATCGGTTGGCTCGAAGGCGCGCTGCGCATCGCGCCGCGCTTCGCGATTCGACTCGGCAATCACTCAATTGCAGCGCCATTTTGGCCGGCTGTCGTGATGCCTGGAGTTTTGTTCGCGTTCTTATTCGCGTGGCCGTTCATCGAACAACGATTCACGCATGATGACGCCGAGCACGAGCTCCTGCAGTTTCCGTGGCAGAATCCCGGACGCGTTGCGGTTGGAGCCGGCTTGGCGACGTACATCGCGCTGCTGCTCGGAGCAGCGAGCGATGACGTACAAGCACGAATCGGACAGATGGATATTCAAACGATCGCGTGGGCGTACCGCATGGCGACCGTTATCTTGCCGTTCTTCGCCGCCGCGATCGCGTGGCTGGTGTGCCGGGAGTTGCAGCGGCGTCATGCTGCGGGCAAACCAAACCGCGTGCTCCTGGTTCGAACGTCTGAAGGCGGCTTCGAAGAAGAAAGCATCCCGACGCCATGA
- a CDS encoding Rieske 2Fe-2S domain-containing protein: protein MTIVAALWLLLAIVASVAFAAGFALDASTQIEGASLGVACLSVACALIVWSRNFMPNATAVDEQHPKRSTDDDRDATLDELESGVRQITARKNWLVRLGLAAVSVLGIAALFPIRTFGPNPSGRIGASDWRKGARLVRDDGTPLRADALEIGSVATAFPEGFVGGEKIESMASDAVMVVRVTPHELKLPAARSGWAPAGYLAYSKICTHLGCPLGLYRQGPQQLMCPCHQSIFNVLDGGSVVFGPAARALPQLPLNIDSDGNLRAGGEMSDFIGPDNWDHGA, encoded by the coding sequence GTGACGATCGTGGCTGCGTTGTGGCTGTTGCTCGCAATCGTTGCAAGCGTCGCGTTCGCGGCAGGCTTTGCACTGGATGCGAGCACGCAGATCGAAGGCGCAAGCCTGGGCGTCGCGTGTCTCTCCGTCGCATGCGCACTGATCGTCTGGAGCCGCAATTTCATGCCGAACGCGACCGCCGTCGACGAACAGCATCCGAAGCGCTCAACGGATGACGACCGCGACGCGACGCTGGATGAGCTCGAAAGCGGCGTGCGGCAGATTACCGCGCGCAAGAACTGGCTCGTACGCCTAGGCCTCGCCGCGGTCAGTGTCCTCGGAATCGCGGCGCTCTTTCCGATACGCACGTTCGGTCCGAACCCGAGCGGACGGATCGGCGCGAGCGATTGGCGCAAAGGCGCGCGTCTCGTGCGCGACGACGGAACGCCGTTACGCGCGGATGCTCTCGAGATCGGAAGCGTCGCGACCGCATTTCCGGAAGGCTTCGTCGGCGGTGAGAAGATCGAGAGCATGGCCAGCGATGCCGTAATGGTGGTGCGCGTGACACCGCATGAGCTGAAGCTTCCGGCTGCGCGTTCCGGTTGGGCACCCGCTGGATATCTCGCGTACTCGAAAATCTGCACGCACCTTGGCTGTCCGCTAGGACTCTATCGGCAAGGACCGCAGCAGCTGATGTGTCCGTGCCACCAATCGATCTTCAACGTGCTGGACGGCGGCAGCGTCGTGTTCGGCCCCGCCGCTCGTGCGTTGCCGCAGCTTCCCTTGAATATCGACTCGGACGGAAACTTGCGCGCCGGCGGAGAGATGTCGGATTTCATCGGTCCCGACAACTGGGATCACGGCGCGTGA
- a CDS encoding cytochrome c oxidase subunit 3 produces the protein MSTPIGYRARDGRLEVRGHALILGVVLFLGSELMFFAAWFATYFDLRGRTAVWPPPYVHLDTLESTVGTFFLGISSLFVYFAVRNVRNERQLAARSWFGGAIACGVIFLAIAIHGWISNSFGISTSAYGSVYFGVTCFHGLHVAAGVIALIYAFWGANRSAFVGADAAGAEAIGYYWHFVFFVWFLGIWPMIYFIR, from the coding sequence GTGTCCACACCGATAGGCTATCGCGCTCGAGATGGGCGCCTGGAAGTCCGAGGACATGCGCTGATACTCGGCGTGGTCCTGTTCCTCGGGTCGGAGCTCATGTTCTTCGCAGCATGGTTCGCGACGTATTTCGACTTGCGCGGACGCACTGCGGTTTGGCCGCCGCCATACGTTCATCTCGACACGCTCGAATCGACCGTTGGGACGTTCTTCCTCGGCATCTCGAGCTTGTTCGTCTACTTCGCGGTCCGCAACGTTCGCAACGAACGGCAGCTGGCGGCCCGATCGTGGTTCGGCGGAGCGATCGCTTGTGGCGTCATTTTTCTCGCGATCGCGATTCACGGGTGGATCTCGAACAGCTTCGGAATTAGTACGTCCGCATACGGCTCCGTGTACTTCGGCGTCACGTGCTTTCACGGTTTGCATGTCGCGGCCGGCGTGATTGCGCTGATCTATGCATTTTGGGGCGCAAACCGATCGGCGTTCGTCGGCGCGGATGCAGCCGGCGCCGAGGCCATCGGCTACTATTGGCACTTCGTTTTCTTCGTCTGGTTCCTCGGTATCTGGCCGATGATCTACTTCATCCGGTGA
- the coxB gene encoding cytochrome c oxidase subunit II gives MQPATVQAGELRSVWEVFILAGIAVYAIVAGLIVWCAIAYRRRDPAQKQGATFHENKPLELLWTVIPILIVIGLFVKTYVVEAKVETVVPKPDEIVNVSAYRWSWRFAYPRHNLAVNGTPRASPVMMLPVDATTQINLRSDDVIHEFWVPTFMFKRDAVPGRPTSFDLRPMRVGTYRGECSEYCGTFHAQMGFTVRVLSAADYARWLAEHK, from the coding sequence ATGCAGCCAGCCACGGTGCAAGCCGGCGAGCTCCGCAGTGTCTGGGAAGTTTTCATTCTCGCAGGCATTGCGGTGTACGCAATTGTCGCGGGGTTGATCGTGTGGTGCGCGATTGCGTACCGCAGGCGCGACCCTGCCCAGAAACAAGGCGCGACGTTTCACGAAAACAAGCCGCTCGAGTTATTGTGGACGGTTATCCCAATCCTGATCGTCATCGGCTTGTTCGTGAAGACGTACGTGGTCGAAGCCAAGGTCGAGACGGTGGTGCCGAAGCCGGATGAGATCGTCAACGTCTCCGCCTACCGCTGGTCGTGGCGCTTCGCGTATCCTCGGCACAACCTGGCGGTAAACGGAACGCCGCGCGCTTCGCCGGTCATGATGCTTCCCGTGGACGCAACAACGCAGATCAATTTGAGGTCGGACGACGTCATCCACGAATTCTGGGTGCCCACATTCATGTTCAAGCGCGATGCCGTACCCGGGAGGCCGACGTCGTTCGACCTACGCCCAATGCGCGTAGGTACGTATCGCGGCGAATGCAGCGAGTATTGCGGTACCTTTCACGCCCAGATGGGATTTACGGTGCGCGTTCTTTCGGCAGCCGACTACGCGCGTTGGCTGGCGGAGCACAAATGA
- the ctaD gene encoding cytochrome c oxidase subunit I: protein MIGWLITTNHKRIGILYMVTSLAFFCVAGFLADLIRAQLAVPNNSLVSAHVFNEAFTIHGTAMIFLFIAPFGFGLANYLVPIQIGAPDVAFPRMNAYSYWMYLLGGLTILSGFLTVGGASDVGWYAYAPLSELHVAGGAGEDLWILGVTLTSISSIVTSINLIVTILVFRAPGMSMWRIPIFCWDMLATALMAIMAFPSLTAVQFMLLLDRHLDAKFFNPAGGGDAILYQHLWWFFGHPEVYIMILPMFGAISEIIPVFSRKPIFGYSGLAISGIAIAGLSMTVWAHHMFTTGAVNDPFFSAMSYAIAVPTGIKFFNWIGTMWRGAITFETPMLFAVAFMLNFLVGGITGVMVASPPIDFQAQGSYFLVSHFHYVLGGGSMFAIFASLYFWWPKIWGVKLNETLGKIHAWFMFVGFNVVFFPMMLLGVMGMPRRVFTYPNLPHWGELNFIETIGAAIITVGTGVFAWNIIVSHVFAREKQPDDPWGAGNALEWATTSPPPEFNFKSLPPIRSKRPAFDLHHPEFAKDSPR from the coding sequence ATGATCGGGTGGCTGATCACTACCAATCACAAGAGGATCGGCATCCTCTACATGGTGACGAGCCTCGCGTTTTTCTGCGTCGCGGGGTTCTTGGCCGACCTGATACGTGCGCAGCTCGCGGTTCCCAACAATTCGCTCGTCAGCGCGCACGTTTTCAACGAGGCGTTCACGATTCACGGGACGGCGATGATCTTTTTGTTTATCGCGCCGTTCGGCTTTGGTCTCGCGAACTATCTGGTGCCGATTCAAATCGGCGCCCCAGACGTCGCGTTCCCGCGGATGAACGCCTACTCGTACTGGATGTACCTGCTCGGCGGACTGACGATTCTTTCAGGGTTCTTGACGGTAGGCGGCGCTTCCGACGTGGGTTGGTATGCGTATGCGCCGCTCTCCGAGCTTCACGTCGCCGGCGGCGCGGGCGAGGATCTGTGGATATTAGGGGTAACGCTCACCAGCATTTCGTCGATCGTTACGTCGATCAACTTGATCGTCACGATCCTTGTCTTTCGTGCTCCGGGGATGTCGATGTGGCGCATCCCGATTTTCTGCTGGGACATGCTCGCGACCGCGCTGATGGCAATCATGGCGTTTCCGTCGCTGACGGCCGTGCAATTCATGCTGCTGCTCGACCGGCATCTCGACGCAAAATTCTTCAATCCGGCGGGCGGCGGCGATGCGATTCTCTACCAGCATTTGTGGTGGTTCTTCGGGCACCCCGAAGTCTACATCATGATCTTGCCGATGTTCGGTGCTATCAGTGAAATAATTCCGGTGTTTTCACGCAAGCCGATCTTCGGGTACAGCGGTCTTGCGATTTCAGGAATTGCGATCGCCGGATTGTCGATGACCGTCTGGGCGCATCACATGTTCACGACGGGCGCCGTGAACGATCCGTTTTTCTCGGCGATGTCGTATGCGATCGCCGTTCCGACCGGAATCAAGTTCTTCAACTGGATCGGTACGATGTGGCGCGGCGCGATCACGTTCGAGACGCCGATGCTTTTCGCGGTCGCATTCATGCTGAATTTCTTGGTCGGTGGAATCACAGGAGTGATGGTCGCTTCGCCACCGATCGACTTTCAAGCCCAAGGCAGCTACTTTCTCGTCTCACACTTTCACTACGTGCTCGGCGGTGGCTCGATGTTCGCGATCTTCGCGTCGCTCTATTTTTGGTGGCCGAAGATTTGGGGTGTGAAGCTCAACGAGACGCTTGGGAAGATCCACGCCTGGTTCATGTTCGTCGGCTTCAACGTCGTGTTCTTTCCAATGATGCTGCTCGGCGTGATGGGGATGCCGCGCCGCGTGTTCACCTACCCGAATCTCCCGCACTGGGGCGAGCTCAACTTCATCGAGACAATCGGCGCCGCGATCATAACGGTCGGCACGGGGGTGTTTGCCTGGAACATCATCGTCTCACACGTCTTCGCGCGCGAGAAGCAACCCGACGATCCGTGGGGCGCAGGCAACGCGCTCGAATGGGCGACCACGTCGCCTCCGCCCGAATTCAATTTCAAGTCGCTGCCGCCGATCCGTTCGAAGCGTCCGGCGTTTGATTTACACCATCCGGAATTCGCGAAGGATTCGCCCCGGTGA
- a CDS encoding cytochrome c oxidase subunit 4: MTIALRVFALSMAFGLVVSAAYWFDTREAAGTILIGVMGLAFVWVISYLLGTRKSTHYDGDEQRLPSELAGEHIGIFAAESPWPIVLALASAALLIGIVLHPMLGVFAILAVFIIMWQLVREST; this comes from the coding sequence GTGACGATCGCCTTGCGTGTCTTTGCGCTCTCGATGGCATTCGGGCTCGTCGTTTCGGCGGCGTATTGGTTCGATACGCGCGAAGCGGCCGGGACGATTCTCATCGGCGTTATGGGGCTTGCATTTGTTTGGGTGATTTCATATCTGCTCGGAACGCGCAAATCGACGCACTATGACGGCGACGAGCAACGCCTGCCTTCAGAGCTTGCCGGGGAGCACATCGGCATTTTCGCCGCCGAATCACCGTGGCCAATCGTGCTCGCACTCGCCAGCGCGGCTCTTCTGATCGGAATCGTGCTCCACCCAATGTTGGGTGTATTTGCGATTTTGGCCGTGTTCATCATCATGTGGCAGCTCGTGCGCGAGAGTACTTAG
- a CDS encoding Nramp family divalent metal transporter, with amino-acid sequence MTIASLFKRLGPGFITGVSDDDPSAIATYAQSGAQFGLAQLWTAPFVWPLLSAIQEMCGRIGRVTGLGLAGVMRRHYARPIVYVLVGTQVLVNTVTIGADLSGMAQSGQLLWHIPYLVWLAITTCITIPLIVFIPYAIYVAYLRVIGLTLLSYIAAASTLKIDWHALLRATFIPTLRFDKDFLLALVAVLGTTISPFEFFWESSEEVEELVQEHAISHEGERPSEGQLHLAFVRWDTAFGMFVANLVMYFIILASALTLGAHGITTVDTAAQAAQALRPLAGNATFALFTLGIMSAGLISIPVIAASSAYAVTGALDLPGSLAERPSKEPTFYWIIVGTSLAGLLVNALPIPPFRLLFYSAVLSGIISPVMVFMVINLARSSRVMGRHANSPLSNALGWILFAIMTASLATWIVLNLH; translated from the coding sequence ATGACGATCGCGAGCCTCTTCAAGCGGCTCGGTCCGGGCTTTATCACCGGCGTCTCGGATGACGATCCGTCCGCGATCGCAACCTACGCGCAATCCGGCGCGCAATTCGGTCTAGCCCAGCTTTGGACCGCACCGTTCGTGTGGCCGCTGCTCTCCGCGATTCAAGAGATGTGCGGCCGGATCGGGCGCGTTACAGGACTCGGCCTCGCCGGCGTGATGCGGCGTCACTATGCGCGGCCGATTGTTTATGTGCTCGTCGGCACGCAAGTGCTGGTCAATACGGTAACGATCGGCGCGGATCTGAGCGGAATGGCGCAGAGCGGACAACTGCTCTGGCATATCCCGTATCTCGTGTGGCTGGCGATCACGACGTGCATCACGATTCCACTGATCGTTTTCATTCCATACGCTATCTACGTCGCGTATTTGCGAGTCATCGGCTTGACGCTGCTTTCGTACATTGCCGCCGCATCGACCCTCAAGATCGACTGGCACGCGTTGCTGCGCGCCACGTTCATCCCGACGCTACGCTTCGACAAAGACTTCTTGCTGGCGCTGGTGGCCGTGTTGGGCACGACCATCTCTCCGTTCGAGTTCTTCTGGGAATCCAGCGAAGAAGTCGAGGAGCTCGTTCAGGAGCACGCGATCTCGCACGAGGGCGAGCGCCCGTCCGAAGGTCAGTTACACCTCGCTTTCGTGCGTTGGGATACCGCCTTCGGCATGTTCGTTGCCAATCTGGTCATGTATTTCATCATTCTCGCCTCGGCATTGACGCTCGGCGCGCACGGCATCACGACCGTCGACACGGCCGCGCAAGCCGCGCAAGCTTTGCGGCCACTAGCCGGCAACGCGACGTTCGCCCTCTTCACGCTCGGCATCATGAGCGCCGGTTTGATCTCGATCCCGGTAATCGCGGCCAGCTCGGCATACGCCGTTACCGGCGCTCTCGACTTACCCGGCAGTCTTGCAGAGCGTCCTTCGAAAGAGCCGACGTTCTATTGGATTATCGTGGGCACGTCGCTTGCAGGATTGCTCGTCAACGCGTTGCCGATACCGCCGTTCCGCTTGCTGTTCTACTCGGCAGTTCTGAGCGGCATCATCTCGCCGGTGATGGTGTTCATGGTCATCAATCTGGCGCGCAGCTCGCGCGTCATGGGACGCCATGCCAACTCTCCGCTCAGCAACGCGCTGGGCTGGATTCTCTTTGCGATCATGACGGCGTCACTCGCTACTTGGATCGTGTTGAACCTGCACTAA
- a CDS encoding Nramp family divalent metal transporter has product MITGAADDDPSGISTYSVAGASAGYSMLWLTLISTPMMAVVQGMCARIALVTGQGLAGVIRKRLPRPLVYLLVAIVVVANTFNIGADIGGMGAAAHLLSPVPVVVWTVIFGVALIAAQIRFDYEQISRVFKWLTLTLFAYVVTAFVVHPPWATVLKHLAVPELHFDSGWLSTMVGVLGTTITPYLFFWQSSLMVEEEKAHGRTTLASRRGTDAQSVSDAHADINAGMIYSNLVALFIIVTTAATLGAHGKHGIATAEQAAEALRPLAGNFAALLFTLGMIGTGILAVPVLACSSAYVVSETFRFREGLSQRFMRAPQFYIVIIAGILIGIAIDLLRVDPIKALFWSAVLNGVAAVPLLAVIVWLASNKKIMGKWRSSVVARAWGWGTVVLMTGACAGMFYFIARGQ; this is encoded by the coding sequence TTGATCACCGGGGCCGCCGATGACGATCCCTCCGGAATTTCGACGTACTCGGTGGCCGGCGCCAGCGCCGGCTATTCGATGTTATGGCTGACGCTGATATCAACGCCAATGATGGCCGTCGTTCAAGGCATGTGCGCGCGAATCGCGCTCGTGACCGGACAAGGCTTAGCCGGAGTAATCCGCAAGCGGCTTCCTCGGCCGCTCGTCTATCTACTCGTCGCAATAGTAGTTGTGGCGAATACGTTCAACATCGGTGCCGACATCGGCGGTATGGGTGCGGCGGCGCATCTTCTCTCCCCCGTGCCGGTCGTCGTGTGGACCGTCATCTTCGGCGTTGCTCTCATCGCCGCGCAGATTCGTTTCGATTACGAACAAATTTCGCGTGTCTTCAAGTGGTTGACGCTTACGCTTTTCGCCTATGTCGTAACCGCGTTCGTCGTTCATCCACCATGGGCAACGGTTCTGAAGCACCTCGCGGTGCCGGAATTACACTTCGATTCGGGATGGCTCTCGACAATGGTCGGCGTCTTAGGAACCACGATCACGCCCTATCTCTTCTTTTGGCAGTCTTCGCTGATGGTCGAAGAAGAGAAGGCGCACGGACGTACGACGCTCGCGTCCCGAAGGGGGACCGATGCGCAATCGGTTAGCGACGCCCACGCCGACATCAACGCCGGGATGATCTACTCGAACCTCGTGGCGCTTTTCATCATCGTAACGACCGCCGCAACGCTCGGCGCGCACGGGAAACACGGCATTGCAACCGCCGAGCAGGCCGCGGAAGCACTGCGTCCGCTGGCGGGAAATTTTGCGGCGCTGCTTTTTACACTCGGCATGATCGGCACCGGCATTCTCGCAGTGCCCGTCCTGGCGTGTTCTTCGGCATACGTGGTCAGCGAAACGTTTCGCTTTCGCGAAGGTCTGAGCCAGCGTTTCATGAGAGCACCGCAATTCTACATCGTCATCATCGCCGGCATCCTCATCGGGATTGCGATCGATTTGCTGCGCGTTGATCCGATCAAAGCGCTCTTCTGGTCTGCGGTCCTCAACGGCGTCGCTGCCGTTCCTCTTCTCGCCGTCATCGTCTGGCTCGCATCCAACAAAAAGATCATGGGGAAGTGGCGCAGCTCGGTCGTTGCGCGCGCTTGGGGATGGGGCACTGTCGTGCTGATGACGGGCGCGTGCGCGGGTATGTTCTACTTCATCGCGCGCGGTCAATAG
- a CDS encoding thioesterase family protein, whose translation MPLGAKGTFALEVKPDHLASRFKDATLPPVFSTPVMVMVMENAALNAIKAYLEPGESAVGTRVDIKHLAATPVGMHVTGEAEVTHVDGRRIEFNVRAKDEDELIGEGTHERMIIDVARLAKRLEAKATR comes from the coding sequence GTGCCGCTCGGCGCGAAAGGCACGTTCGCTCTCGAGGTCAAGCCCGATCACCTCGCCTCCCGATTCAAAGACGCGACTCTTCCGCCGGTATTCTCGACGCCCGTCATGGTGATGGTGATGGAGAATGCCGCGCTCAACGCCATTAAAGCCTACCTCGAGCCGGGCGAAAGCGCGGTCGGAACGCGCGTCGACATCAAGCATCTCGCAGCGACGCCGGTCGGCATGCACGTTACCGGCGAAGCCGAGGTTACGCACGTCGACGGACGCCGAATCGAGTTCAACGTGCGCGCCAAAGACGAGGACGAGCTGATCGGCGAAGGAACGCACGAGCGGATGATCATTGACGTCGCACGTCTCGCAAAACGCCTAGAAGCAAAAGCAACGCGCTGA
- a CDS encoding CoB--CoM heterodisulfide reductase iron-sulfur subunit B family protein, whose protein sequence is MKVAFHPGCVSKGACPELYVSATKIAGTLGLELQELTEAPCTGAGVLSEQNPDLGDSLNALTLAMAESMGGNLMTICSTCQGVLSSVNHTFEKKPERLEKANKTIADQGYTYKGTTKVKHLLWMLFEDIGVDKLKSVIKRKLTGLKIAPFYGCYILRPSDSLGLKERPERKTYLEQLIELLGAERVDYTGSGKCCGFPMLTFNRDKSLAMGGNHILEAKEKGADAMVTPCPLCHLNLDGQQPDAALAISRPLETPIFHLPQLLGLALGFSPEELRLNHHVVSTKRALEKVELKV, encoded by the coding sequence GTGAAAGTCGCGTTTCATCCCGGCTGCGTCTCAAAGGGCGCGTGCCCGGAGCTCTACGTTTCAGCGACAAAAATCGCCGGAACGTTGGGACTTGAGCTTCAGGAGCTCACCGAAGCGCCGTGCACCGGAGCAGGCGTGCTCAGCGAACAGAATCCGGACCTCGGCGATTCGCTCAACGCCTTGACGCTCGCGATGGCAGAGAGCATGGGCGGCAACTTGATGACGATCTGCAGCACCTGCCAGGGCGTGCTCTCCAGCGTCAACCACACGTTCGAAAAGAAACCCGAGCGGCTCGAAAAAGCCAATAAAACGATCGCGGACCAAGGCTACACGTACAAAGGCACTACAAAAGTCAAGCATCTTTTGTGGATGTTGTTCGAAGACATCGGCGTCGACAAACTCAAGTCGGTGATAAAACGTAAGCTGACCGGACTCAAGATTGCGCCGTTCTACGGGTGCTACATCCTACGTCCGAGCGATTCGCTCGGTCTCAAAGAGCGTCCCGAACGCAAGACGTATCTCGAGCAGCTGATTGAATTGCTCGGCGCGGAACGCGTCGACTACACGGGTTCGGGCAAATGCTGCGGCTTCCCGATGCTGACGTTCAACCGCGACAAGTCGCTTGCGATGGGCGGCAATCACATTCTCGAAGCGAAGGAAAAGGGCGCTGATGCGATGGTCACGCCGTGCCCGCTCTGCCATTTGAATCTGGACGGGCAACAGCCTGACGCCGCGCTCGCCATCTCGAGGCCTCTCGAGACGCCGATCTTCCATTTGCCGCAACTGCTTGGATTGGCGCTTGGCTTCTCGCCCGAAGAGCTGCGACTCAACCATCACGTCGTCTCGACCAAGCGCGCTCTCGAAAAAGTCGAGCTCAAAGTCTGA